The following coding sequences lie in one Mercenaria mercenaria strain notata chromosome 5, MADL_Memer_1, whole genome shotgun sequence genomic window:
- the LOC123558417 gene encoding zinc finger MYM-type protein 1-like, with the protein MSQSRIDRFFTVRSGETLSDELEDQSTEPTKEDEPDKLSRISNTMYPDPAKLSRTCDDALKITVHTVENNREWAKTFEFKSIPEYGTKRQFSNDWLEKYEWLRYSVSENSVYCTPCLLFRSASSKEKTFISTPVSKWSNLGKYIKRHVEDGSSHHSCCARADSFMKIVKGKQKSITAQLSKSHADTVARNRHVLRSIIEVIILCGRQNIPLRSHDDSNSNFMVLLNDKATRDEILKSHLASNAKVTYTSPEIQNELITLCGEHIGNKIVKQCNDAVCYSFLADEATDASTMEQIAMCVRYYSESENDVREDFVGFIQAKSTTGEALFNKFIEGQRNVGLDITKMRGQGYDGASNMSGCHRGVQARVQQLVPQAMYVHCKDHSLNLSIVHACKEVLVRNLLDTVQQIGFAFKYSAKRLLAFQEELGNDPVAREEMNKRTRLQSLCETRWASRADSLYTFKAAYTTIVNALEVLEREGDSKARS; encoded by the exons ATGTCACAGAGTAGAATTGACAGATTTTTTACTGTCCGGTCAGGAGAAACGCTATCTGACGAGTTAGAGGATCAGTCAACCGAGCCTACGAAAGAAGatgagccagataaactttcgcGGATCTCTAACACGATGTATCCAGATCCGGCAAAGTTGTCGCGTACTTGCGACGACGCATTGAAGATTACAGTCCATACTGTAGAAAATAACAGAGAATGGGCAAAAACGTTCGAGTTCAAGTCAAT CCCAGAGTATGGTACCAAGCGTCAATTTTCAAATGATTGGTTAGAGAAATATGAGTGGCTACGATATTCAGTTTCTGAAAATTCCGTCTACTGCACACCCTGTCTCCTGTTTAGATCTGCATCTTCAAAGGAAAAAACATTCATCAGCACTCCAGTATCGAAATGGTCGAACCTAGGAAAATATATCAAGAGGCATGTCGAGGACGGTTCAAGTCATCATAGCTGCTGTGCTAGAGCTGatagttttatgaagattgtCAAAGGGAAACAAAAGAGCATTACAGCACAGTTGTCTAAAAGCCACGCAGACACAGTTGCCAGAAATCGACATGTGTTAAGATCAATAATAGAGGTAATCATTCTTTGTGGTCGTCAAAATATCCCACTTAGAAGCCATGATGACAGCAACAGTAACTTTATGGTGTTGTTGAATGACAAGGCTACTAGGGATGAAATATTGAAATCTCATTTGGCTTCAAACGCAAAAGTAACATACACATCCCCTGAAATTCAAAACGAATTGATCACTTTGTGTGGAGAACATATTGGCAACAAAATTGTGAAGCAATGCAACGATGCTGTTTGTTATTCGTTTCTTGCAGACGAGGCGACAGATGCCTCCACTATGGAACAAATCGCCATGTGTGTGAGGTATTATTCCGAGTCGGAAAATGACGTCCGTGAGGATTTCGTTGGGTTTATTCAAGCAAAGTCAACTACTGGAGAAGCTCTGTTCAATAAGTTCATTGAAGGCCAGAGGAATGTTGGGTTAGATATTACTAAGATGCGTGGCCAGGGTTACGATGGGGCCAGTAATATGTCGGGGTGTCATCGTGGTGTACAAGCTCGGGTACAGCAACTAGTTCCACAAGCCATGTATGTTCACTGCAAAGATCATAGCTTGAATCTTTCCATCGTCCACGCCTGCAAAGAAGTACTTGTTAGAAACTTGCTGGACACCGTGCAGCAAATTGGTTTTGCATTTAAGTATTCTGCAAAACGTCTACTTGCATTCCAGGAAGAGCTAGGAAACGACCCTGTTGCTAGAGAAGAAATGAACAAGCGAACCCGCCTGCAGAGTCTCTGTGAGACAAGATGGGCCAGTCGTGCAGACTCACTATACACCTTTAAAGCCGCATACACCACTATAGTAAATGCCCTCGAGGTGTTAGAGCGAGAAGGAGACTCCAAAGCGCGCAGCTAA
- the LOC123558418 gene encoding uncharacterized protein LOC123558418, whose product MPLNKLLQKQNIDLVEAARESQVLIATFRAERTDDSVWDELYGKAVAMAEVQEVEPSKRRTARHQRHRGNVPADSISEYWKRALFSPFVDHLVVELEDRLVIANDRFKVQYLIPSLVHELTTAQEDAIFDAFHYDFSGDRESFRREVARWRVRWSLEETKPSDIGATLKDTNKTLYPDIFICLVVFITMPVSTASAERQFSIMRRVKNYMRSTVSTERMSGLAMLHSYRTIDIDIENIIIQFAGKKDRKLDFF is encoded by the coding sequence ATGCCGCTGAATAAACTTTTACAGAAGCAAAATATCGACTTAGTTGAGGCAGCCAGGGAGAGCCAGGTTCTTATAGCAACATTCCGTGCCGAGAGAACGGACGATTCTGTGTGGGATGAGCTATACGGCAAAGCAGTTGCCATGGCCGAGGTGCAGGAAGTGGAACCTTCAAAGCGAAGAACAGCTCGACACCAACGCCACCGTGGCAACGTTCCCGCCGATTCCATCTCGGAATACTGGAAAAGGGCGCTATTCTCTCCGTTCGTTGACCATCTGGTTGTAGAACTAGAAGATCGCCTTGTGATTGCCAACGACAGATTCAAAGTACAGTATCTGATACCAAGTCTTGTTCATGAACTGACAACTGCTCAAGAAGATGCAATATTTGATGCGTTTCATTACGACTTCAGTGGAGATCGTGAAAGCTTCAGACGTGAAGTTGCCCGCTGGAGAGTACGGTGGTCTTTGGAAGAAACAAAGCCTTCTGACATTGGTGCAACGTTAAAAGACACAAACAAAACTCTGTATCCAGACATTTTCATATGTCTGGTGGTGTTTATCACCATGCCAGTCTCAACAGCCTCGGCTGAGAGGCAGTTCAGTATCATGAGAAGGGTGAAAAACTACATGAGATCTACTGTGTCCACTGAACGTATGTCTGGACTAGCAATGCTGCATAGTTACAGAACTATAGACATTGACATTGAAAATATTATCATACAGTTTGCTGGCAAAAAGGACAGAAAATTAGACTTCTTTTAG
- the LOC123557251 gene encoding uncharacterized protein LOC123557251: MAAVTAISPNISGCVKVELANITARGNFGSIQPVLEKYETGLLLLLGFAGISVILALLHRLVRKHVYNDANNVDTAFDAGGRVSTSLTAVTVASQFLWPGDILQSSTITVKSGISGPLWYTVGAALNIALFPIVSVYLKTRAPGAKTYLQIMKARYGKPAHVIFVILALLVNLCVVSTLIVAGVATFQSYTVDASNEFCVMIIAVLFGSYSFIGGLGTTFYVSYFNAVLIFGILIALNVKILYSPDSDSGVGSIDKIYEKMQCLIAPEGNAERSYFTFKSENGLVWAFMGLCVTASLTYCDQAAWQSRIAAKPLQGVLGFLIAAYIWFAIPISISTSAGLAYLSMALDNSSTSVLSPADVDEGLITPFMTERLLGDVGGVLIVTMIAMTLMSTGSGEVMAVSSIIVYDIYQVYINPFRKSHNPEDCILCNKKLAEPKQEDQTVICTCPNVLTCQECKTDEEINSKEGLTYIGQYRCQYHGRYRQYQERMLMYKSWCILWVTIAIVPLGLAVIASGVDLNWVMMNGFIVTLPCFPPVVLSIFWSKTSRAGVISGALFGIVCGVSVALGVASTYEGGLNNFLENTVQNNSVMAGAGTSIGVSFLVTLLVSCGTHNIKSESDVKREWLKLRDIDNPLHPWSQLYVEDIPGLQKGDKPSVEQLDKVFKKARILAYVGGAFTAVLFVGIVPAVMLSLHVLTMREFEVWTHVLQIFCFSMAAVVVVVAPAEEIIQICRQRKENKKEKRRSYLNSYTNDMHLGPK; this comes from the exons ATGGCGGCAGTGACTGCCATTTCGCCAAACATTTCTGGATGTGTTAAGGTGGAGTTAGCTAATATCACAGCCAGGGGAAACTTCGG TTCTATACAGCCAGTCCTAGAAAAATATGAAACGGGTCTCTTACTTCTTCTCGGGTTTGCGGGCATTTCCGTCATTTTAGCCCTCCTCCACCGGTTGGTTAGAAAACACGTGTATAATGACGCCAACAACGTTGACACCGCCTTCGATGCTGGTGGGCGTGTCAGTACAAGTTTGACAGCAGTGACGGTTGCTTCCCAGTTTCTTTGGCCAGGGGATATTCTGCAAAGTTCTACGATCACTGTAAAA AGCGGAATTTCCGGTCCATTATGGTATACTGTTGGTGCTGCTTTAAACATTGCCTTGTTTCCAATAGTATCTGTGTACCTAAAGACCCGAGCTCCCGGGGCAAAAACCTATCTACAG ATAATGAAAGCACGATATGGCAAACCTGCTCACGTCATCTTTGTTATTCTGGCACTGCTTGTCAATTTGTGTGTCGTCTCTACATTGATTGTGGCTGGTGTCGCCACATTTCAGTCATACACTGTGGACGCCTCCAACGAGTTCTGTGTCATGATTATTGCCGTGCTTTTTGGTTCATACTCATTTATAG GAGGCCTAGGTACAACATTTTATGTGTCCTATTTCAACGCCGTGCTCATATTTGGCATTCTTATTGCACTGAACGTGAAGATTCTGTATTCACCCGACAGCGACTCGGGTGTTGGATCTATAGATAAGATCTACGAAAAGATGCAATGTCTCATAGCCCCTGAAGGCAATGCTGAAAGGAGTTATTTCACTTTCAAATCCGAGAATGGGCTTGTTTGGGCTTTTATGGGACTTTGTGTTACTGCTTCTCTAACCTACTGCGATCAAG CTGCTTGGCAGAGCCGTATCGCGGCTAAACCTTTGCAGGGGGTATTGGGATTTCTAATAGCTGCTTATATTTGGTTTGCTATTCCAATATCTATATCCACATCAGCAGGTCTGGCCTATCTTTCTATGGCTCTAGATAATTCTTCAACAAGTGTACTGTCACCAGCCGACGTGGATGAAg GACTTATAACACCGTTTATGACGGAGCGTCTTCTTGGTGACGTTGGTGGTGTCCTGATTGTCACCATGATTGCAATGACCTTGATGAGTACGGGGTCAGGAGAGGTCATGGCCGTTTCATCTATCATTGTTTATGACATTTACCAGGTCTACATCAATCCATTCAG aaAGTCCCATAACCCCGAGGattgtattttatgtaataaaaaactTGCAGAACCGAAACAAGAAGACCAAACTGTTATATGCACGTGTCCGAACGTTCTCACGTGCCAGGAGTGTAAGACTGACGAGGAAATAAACTCCAAGGAAGGCCTCACATACATTGG acagtACCGATGTCAATACCATGGCCGATATAGACAGTACCAAGAAAGGATGCTTATGTATAAGAGTTGGTGTATTCTCTGGGTCACCATTGCTATCGTTCCCTTAG GGCTTGCAGTAATCGCTAGCGGTGTTGACCTCAACTGGGTTATGATGAATGGCTTTATTGTAACACTACCTTGTTTTCCGCCTGTTGTACTGTCAATATTTTGGAGTAAAACATCCAGAGCAGGTGTTATCTCTG GAGCCCTGTTTGGCATTGTATGTGGAGTGAGTGTAGCTTTAGGAGTAGCATCCACTTATGAGGGAGGACTCAACAATTTTCTCGAAAATACCGTGCAGAATAACTCTGTCATGGCTGGTGCAGGGACAAGCATTG GTGTAAGTTTTCTTGTAACTCTCTTGGTCTCTTGCGGAACCCACAATATTAAGTCTGAAAGTGATGTAAAACGGGAATGGCTAAAATTACGTGATATAGATAACCCTCTACATCCGTGGTCCCAGCTTTACGTGGAAGATATTCCGGGCCTACAAAAGGGAGATAAGCCTTCTGTAGAACAACTCGATAAAGTGTTTAAAAAGGCTCGTATCTTAGCATATGTTGGCGGCGCATTCACAGCTGTTCTTTTTGTTGGCATTGTGCCAGCAGTGATGTTGAGCCTGCACGTGCTGACCATGCGTGAATTTGAAGTTTGGACTCACGtgttacaaatattttgtttctctATGGCGGCAGTGGTTGTTGTGGTAGCGCCGGCAGAAGAGATTATACAGATATGCCGACAAAGgaaagaaaacaagaaagaaaaaagacgttCATACTTGAATTCTTACACAAACGATATGCATCTGGGACCGAAGTAA